The DNA sequence GCGGTGCGCTGGAGCACAGCGAGGCGGATGTGGCGGTGGCGATCAGCGGCGTGGCGGGGCCGGACGGGGGGAGCGAGAAAAAGCCCGTGGGCACCGTCGTTTTCGCCCGGGCCGTGCGCGGGAGCGAGGAGCCCGACGCGGAGGCCAAGCACTTCGACGAGACCGACCGTTCGGGCGTCCGCCGTCAGGCCACGCTGGTGGCGCTGGAGCTGCTGCTGCCGTAAAGTTCGTGCGCCCGCGTTTCGAACGCGGCCACCATCTTGCGGAAGGCGCGATCGAAATACTGCCCGGCGAGCATTTCGAACATCTTGTTCTTGAACGAGAAATCCACCCGAAAATCGATCTCGCAGCCGCCATCCGGCAGCGGGCGGAACAGCCACAGATTGTCGAGATCGCGCATCGGCCCGTCGACATAATGGACCTGAAGCCGATCCGGCCGGTGCTTTTCCACGCGTGAGGTGAACTTCTCGCGCAGCGCCTTGAAGCCCACCAGCATGTCCGCCAGCATTTCCTGCCCGTCGTCGGAACGCACCCGCGTCGCCACCACCCAGGGCAGGAATTCAGGATAGCTGTCGACGTCGGCGACGAGATCGAACATCTGCTCCGCGCTGTAGGGCAGACGATAGGTTTCGTGGATACCCGCCATCAGGCCCCGCGCTTTGCCAGACGCGCTTCCCGCGCGGCCTTCATCTGCGCGAAATCGTCGCCCGCGTGATAGCTGGACCGCGTCAGCGGGCTGGATGCGACTTGCAGGAAACCCTTGGCCCGGGCGATCGAGCCATAGGCATCGAACACCTGCGGCGTGACGAAATCCTCCACCTTCGCATGCTTCGGCGTGGGCTGGAGATATTGGCCCATGGTGATGAAATCGACATCGGCGCTGCGCATGTCGTCCATCACCTGATGCACTTCCAGCCGCTGTTCGCCGAGGCCGAGCATGATCCCGCTCTTGGTGAAGATCAGCGGATCATGGGCCTTCACCTCTTCCAGCAGGCGCAGCGAGGCATAATACCGCGCGCCGGGCCGGATGGTGGGATAGAGCCGCGGCACGGTTTCGAGATTGTGGTTGTAGACGTCCGGCCCCGCGGCGCAGATCGCCTCCACCGCGGCGCGCATCTTGCCGCGAAAATCGGGCGTCAGGATCTCGATCGTGGTGCCGGGCGTCTCCCGCCGGATCGCCTCGATCACTTTCACGAACTGCCCCGCCCCGCCATCGGGCAGATCGTCGCGATCCACCGAAGTGATCACGATATGCTCCAGCCCCATCTTCGCCGCAGCCACGGCCACGTGTTCGGGCTCCAGCGGATCGACCATCCGCGGCATGCCCGTCTTCACGTTGCAGAAGGCGCAGGCGCGGGTGCACACATCGCCCAGGATCATCACCGTGGCGTGCTTCTTCGTCCAGCATTCCCCGATGTTGGGACAGGCCGCTTCCTCGCACACGGTGTTGAGTCCGAGATCGCGCATCAGGCCGCGGGTTTCGTGATAGCCCTTGCTGACAGGGGCTTTGACGCGGATCCAGTCCGGCTTGCGCTGGCGCGGCTGGCGGGGTGCGGAAGAGAGATCGTTCATCGCCGCTCACTTAGGGAAGGCTCTTGCCACTGGCAATGGCGGGCGGCATGGCAGCGCGCATGACCACAGCATCTCCCGTACTTTCCGACCTGATCGAAGGCTATCGCCAGTTCCGCCAGAATGGATGGGAGCCCGAGCGCGAGCGCTGGAGCGCGCTCAGCGAGGGCCAGCAGCCGGCGGTGATGGTGATCGCCTGTTCCGACAGCCGCGTGGACCCGTCGCAGATATTCAACGTCCGTCCAGGCGAGATCTTCGTGGTGCGCAATGTCGCCGCGCTGGTCCCGCCCTTCGAGACGACGCCCGGCCACCACGGCGTGTCGGCCGCACTGGAATTCGCGGTGCAGGTGCTGCGCGTGCGCGAGATCGTGGTGATGGGCCACGGCATGTGCGGCGGCTGCCAGGCGGCGCTGACGCAGTCCATGCGCGGCACGGAACCCGGCAAGGGCGGCTTCATCGCCGACTGGATCGAAATGCTGGACGATGCGCGCCAGCCCATTGCGGAGCAAATGGGCACCACCGGACGCGACGCAGAGCGGGCGATGGAGCAGGCGGCGGTGAAGGTGAGCCTCGCCAATCTACGCAGCTTCCCCTGCGTGCGTGAAAAGGAAGGCCGGGGCGACCTGACGCTGCGCGGCGCCTTCTTCGCGATTTCGGACGGCGTGTTGCATCTGCTGGACGAGGAAAGCGGCACCTTCAGCCCGGCCTGAATCGCGCCCCGAGTGGAAACTCTGGAACACGCTGGAACAGGGTTCATCGCAAAAATATCCTTGCGGCGGAGAGCCGGTATTCTGGCGCTATCGCAAGCACTTGGAACTGCAAGTTGATGCAAGGTGAAAGATCTCGGCATGGGCGGCAACATGGCCGCGGTCGGGTGCTGTAGGGAAGCGGTGACCCACGCGCCGACCGGCCGGCCGCCCTTGCCTTCCGCCGCGCCGCCAGCCATGTGGATGCCATGCCCGAAGAAGCGCTCAAGAACATCGCCCTGCTGATCGACGCGGACAACGCCAGCCACCACGGTATCGACCCGGTGCTGACCGTTCTGGCCGAGCTGGGGCAGGTCAATATCCGCCGCGCCTATGGCAATTGGGCCAAGCCGGCGCTGGGCAACTGGAGCAAGATCACTCACCGCTTCGGCCTGCAGCCGATGCAGCAGTTCGATCTCACCAAGGGCAAGAACGCCACCGACATGGCGATGACGATCGACGCGGTCGACCTGCTCTATCGCGGCAAGGTGGATGGCTTCGGCATCATGAGTTCGGACAGCGATTTCACCCCGCTCGTCACGCGGCTGCGGCAGGACGGGCTGATCGTCTATGGCTTCGGCAGCGAGAAGGCGCCCGAGGCGTTCCGCACCGCCTGCACCCGCTTTATCGACGTGGACCAGCTGATCCGCACATCCGAAGCGGAAGATACACGGCCGAGCAATGGCAATGCCATTGACAACGAGCTGATCGAGCTGTTGGGCGCTGCGTGGAAGGCCGCGAGCCGCGATGACGAGGGCTACGCCCGCTTGCAGGAAGTGGGCCAGATCGCCGGCAACCGCTCGAGCTTCGACGTGCGCAACCACGGCTTCAAGCGCCTGTCCGACCTGATGCGCGCCGCCGGCGACAATTTCAAACTGGAACGCCGCGAAGACAACCAGCTTTACGTCAAGCGCCTGCGTTAGCCGCTCACTCGGCACAAAACCCGTGCCGACCCGTTGCGAACAGCAAGCAACGGGGATGGCATGGTCGACAAATCCGAGAAATTTCGCTGGTTCGTGCGCCTGGGCTATTTCTCGCGCGCGGTGTTCTACATCCTGATTGGCTTCCTGGCACTTACTGCAGGTTCGGCGGACACCGGCCCTGAGGGGGTGTTCCGCACGGTGCAGGATTTTCCTGCGGGCACGGCGCTGCTGTGGATCGTCGCCATCGGCCTCTTATCCTATGCCCTGTTCCGCATGTGCTCGCCCCTGTTCGACATCGAACATGAGGGGAGCGACCGCAAAGGCATTGCCGTACGCATCGGCCATGCCGGAAGTGCCATCGGCCATCTGGTGCTGGCTTACAGTGCGGTGCGGCTGGCCACCGGCAACGGCAGCGGCGGCGGGGATACGGCGCAGCAGGCGGCCGCAGGCGTGCTGTCGGTGCAGTTCGGCTCCTTCGTGCTCGGCCTGCTGGGCGTGGCATTCATCGCCACGGGCCTCTTCCAGGCAAAGAAGGCCTATTCGGGCGAGTTCATGCACCGGATCAGCGCCAGCGCGCCCGACGCGACCCGGTGGCTGGGCGGCGCCGGCTTTGCCGCGCGCGCCGTGGTGTTCGTGGTAATCGGCTGGTCGCTGATCCATTCCGCGTGGATCTCCAGCAGCGCGCAAGTGATGTCGCTGGGCAGCGCCATCTCCTCCCTCCATGACGAGGGCATTCTGTTCACGCTGGTGGCGGCGGGCCTGATCCTCTTCGGTCTCTTCAGTCTGGTGCTGGCCCGCTATCGTATCGTGCCGGATCTTGGCGCAGGCGGAACAGTCCCCACCTTTCGGCTATGACCGAGCAAGCGACTGATCGAGGCGCCGACGGAAAAGACCGCACGGCAGGGCTTTACCGGATGGTGATGGACAAGCACGTCTGCCCCTATGGCGTGAAGTCCAAATGGTTGCTGGAGCGCGCCGGCTACGTGGTGGACGATCACTGGCTGACCACGCGCGAGGAAACCGACGCGTTCAAGCGGCGGCATGACGTCAAGACGACGCCGCAGACCTTCATCGGCGGGAAGCGGATCGGCGGCTATGACGATCTCCGCGGCTTTCTGGGCAAGCCCCTGCCGGCTGACGGCAGCACGAGCTATCGGCCCGTGCTCGCGGTGTTCGGCGTGGCCCTTGCCCTCGCCCTGTCGCTGAGCATCGCGCTGTTTGGCAGCCCGTTGACGCTGCGCACGGCGGAATGGTTCGTCACCTTCTCCATGGCGATGCTGGCGATGCTCAAGCTGCAGGACGTGGAGACCTTCTCCTCCATGTTCGTCGGCTATGACCTGCTGGCGCGCCGGGCGGTGCCCTATGCCTACGCCTATCCCTATTTGGAGGCGCTGGCGGCGATCCTGATGGCCGGGCACCTGCTGCCGTGGATTTCGATCCCGGTGGCGCTGTTCATCGGCACCGTGGGCGCGGCCTCGGTGTTCTACGCCGTCTATGTGCAGAAGCGCGAAATCAAATGCGCCTGCGTGGGCGGCAGCGGCAATGTGCCGCTGGGCTTTGTTTCCCTGACGGAGAACCTCGCCATGATCGGCATGGCGCTGTGGATGCTGGGGCGGATGGCCCTTTAACTGCTCGACCTAGCTGGTGCCGCATTGCGCGGGGCCGACGCCTTCATAGACGATCCGGCCGTGCTCATCGCGCAGCGTCACGGTGCCTTCCAGCGCCATGCGCTCGTGCAGATCGAGATCCGGCGCCTGTGCTTCTGCCGCGCCCTCCCCTTCGAGCACCGCATCTTCGCCCTCGCTGCGCTGCCGCGCTTCGTCCGCCAGGGCCAGCTGCAGCACATAGGCGCGGCTGTTGTAGACGGTGTGGGTGCCCTGCTGCAGCTCGCGCGACCCGGGGTCGGCGGCGAAACGGATTACCTCCCCGTCGATCTTCATGAAGGCGTCGGCCGGGCGCGCCACCACGCGGGTGCCGAGATTGGTGCCGGGCGCATATCGGCAGCCAGCGCCCTGGAGATCATAGCGGGTGGCATCGTCCTCATTGATCGCTTCGGGCGCCAGCGGCTGCAGCGGAGCCATTGCGTCATTGGCCTGCTTCACCAACGCAATGTCCTGCTCGTCCTTTATTGCCTGTTCTTCCGGCGTGGGCCGGTCGGAACAGCCCGCAAGGAGAGCGACCCCGATCACCACTACCCCCCGCATCAATGCCTCCCGAAAAGTTTCTCTACATCGTCCATGGAGAGCTTCACCCATGTCGGCCGTCCGTGATTGCACTGCCCTGAACGCGGCGTCTGCTCCATTTCGCGCAGCAGTGCATTCATTTCCGTTACCGAAAGCGCCCTGCCTGCGCGCACGGAACCATGGCAAGCCATGGTGGCCAGCACATGTTCGATCCGTTCGCCCAGCAGCAGGCTTTCGCCGTGGCGGGCGAGATCGTCCGCGAGATCGGCCAGCAAGCTTTCGGGATCGGCACCTTTCAGCGCCGCCGGCATGGCGCGGACGAGCATGGCCCCGGGGCCAAACCGCTCGATAGCGAGGCCATATTCGGCGAAGCGGGCGCTGCTTTCCTCCAGCAGGTCACAGGCCGGCTCGTCCATCTCCACCACTTCGGGCATTAGCAGAGCCTGGCTGCCGGCGACCTTCTCGCCCGCCCCCGCAGCGCGCAGCCGTTCCAGCACCAGCCGCTCATGCGCGGCGTGCTGGTCCACGATCACCAGCCCGTCGGCGGCTTCGGCGACGATATAGGTCTTCGCCACCTGACCGCGCGCGATGCCGAGGGGGTATTCGGCCACCTCGGCGGGAAGATCGGCGGCCATCTCTGCCCGCCCCTGCGGCGCGGCCAGAGTTTGGTGGCTGTCCTGACCGGTCCAGCGCAGGCCGCCATCCCGCAGCGTGGGCGACGGCGCGGCCGTCCAGTCGCGGCCCTGGAAGATGGAGCGCAGCGCGGGGGCGGGTTCCGCCTGCACCGGCTCCGTCTGCCAGCGCGCCATCGCTCCGGCATCGGGCGCCTGCGCGCTGCGCCTGTCCCCGGTGGCCAGCGCCTGCCGCAGGCCGGAGACGATGAAGCCGCGGACGCTGGCGGCATCGCGGAAGCGCACCTCCGTCTTGGCGGGGTGGACGTTCACATCCACATCCTCCGCCGGCAGGGCGAGGAATAGCGCCAGCACCGCGTGACGATCGCGCGCCAGCATGTCGGCATAGGCACCGCGCACGGCGCCGGCCAGCAGCCGGTCCTTCACCGGGCGGCCGTTGACGAACAGATATTGGTGATCCGCCACGCCACGGTTGTAGGTCGGCAGGCCGGCAATACCCGTAAGGCGCATGGCGCCGCGCTCCAGTGCGATGGAGACACCGTTCTGCGCCAGATCGCGCGCAACGATCTGCGCCACGCGCGATTCCAGCGCGTCGCCCGGCTGCAGGCCCAAGATGCGCCGGTCCCCATGGTCGAGGGTGAAGCCGATGTCCGGCCGCGCCATGGCGAGGCGGCGGACCACATCGAGGCAGGCGGCATATTCGCTGCGCGCGGTGCGCAGGAACTTGCGCCGCGCGGGGATCTTGGCGAACAGCTGCTCCACCCGCACGCGGGTCCCGGGCGGCAGCGCGGCGGGGCCTTCCTCCGCCAGCGTGCCGTGATCCACCACGCGCTTCCACCCCTGCTCCGCCCCGCGCACGCGGCTTTCCAGCGTGAGCCGCGCCACGCTGGCGATGGAGGGCAGCGCCTCGCCCCGGAAGCCGAGCGTGGAGACCTGCTCGATCGCGTCGTCGGGCAGTTTGGAGGTGGCGTGGCGTTCCAGCGCCAGCGACATTTCGGCCGGGGTCATCCCGCAGCCGTCATCGGTCACCTCGATCCGGGCGAGGCCACCCTCCGCGATCGACACGGCGATTCTCCCCGCCCCGGAATCGATCGCATTCTCGACCAGTTCCTTGAGCGCGGACGCGGGCCGTTCGACCACCTCGCCTGCGGCGATGCGATTGACGAGCGTCTCCGGCAGGCGGCGAATTGCAGGCATTGCGCCATGTTAGCGCGCGCGCGGACGCATTTCGAGCCGGGCAGTGCAAAACTCCCGTTTCTATCGACGAAATTTTTGGCCTTTGGTAACGCTTCGGGCTAAGGAGCCGCCACCTTCCGGCATGTGTAAGCCGCCCGCTTGCCGGCCCATCCTACATCTCGCGGTAAGATACGGATTATTCGATGAGTTCCTTCTTCTCCCGCCTGTTCAAGTTCGGTTCTCAGAACATGGCCATCGATCTGGGGACGGCCAACACGCTCGTTTACGTCCAGGATCGCGGCATCGTGCTGAACGAACCTTCCGTGGTCGCCATCGAAACGATCAACGGGGTCAAGCGGGTGAAGGCCGTGGGCGACGATGCGAAGCTGATGATGGGCAAGACGCCCGACAGCATCGAGGCCATCCGCCCCCTGCGCGACGGCGTGATCGCGGACATCGAGATCGCCGAAGAGATGATCAAGCACTTCATCCGCAAGGTGCACGGGAAGAAGAGCCTGTTCCGCTACCCGGAAATCGTGATCTGCGTCCCCTCGGGCTCCACGTCGGTCGAAAAGCGCGCGATCCGCGATGCCGCCAGCAATGCCGGCGCGTCCGAAGTCTATCTGATCCTCGAGCCCATGGCGGCGGCAATCGGCGCGGACATGCCGGTGACGGAGCCGGTCGGCTCCATGGTCGTGGACATTGGGGGCGGCACCACGGAGGTCGCGGTGCTGTCGCTGCGCGGCCTCGCCTACACCACCAGCGTGCGCACGGGGGGCGACAAGATGGACGAGGCGATCGTCTCTTACGTCCGCCGCCACCACAATCTGCTGATCGGCGACGCCACGGCGGAACGGATCAAGCAGGATTACGGCTGCGCCACCGTTCCGGAAGACGGCACGGGCGAAATCATCACGATCAAGGGCCGCGACCTGGTGAACGGTGTGCCGAAGGAAATCACCATCAACCAGTCGCACATCGCCGAAGCGCTGTCCGAGCCGATCGGCGCCATCGTGGAAGGCGTACGTATCGCGCTGGAAAACACCGCACCGGAGCTGGCGGCCGACATCGTGGACCAGGGCATCGTGCTGACAGGCGGCGGCGCGCTGATCCGCGGGCTGGACGATCACCTGCGCGAGGAAACCGGCCTGCCGGTGAGCATTGCCGAAGATCCGCTGTCCTGCGTGGCGCTGGGCACCGGCCGGGCAATGGAAGATCCGATGTATCGCGGCGTGCTGATGAGCGCGTGAGGCCGCCGCAACCCCGTAGTTAAAGGAAAGGGCGGGCATGGCACCGCCGGCAAGCCGCCGCACCGGCATCAACAAGAAGGCGCAGATCGGCGTCTTCACCGGCTATCTGGTCGCTGGCTTGGGCGCGCTGATCGGCGCTGTCCTGCTGGTGGTCTCGCTGTGGCGTCCGGAAACCTTCTCCAGCCTGCGCGGCGGGGCGGCAGACGTCGCGGCCCCCGCCGGCGAAGCCGGGGCGGAGCTGCGCACCGGCGGGCATGACGTCTTCTCCGCCATTGCGGGCTATTATCGCGCAGGCAGCCGCAATGCCGCGCTGGAACGCGAAGTGAAGGTGGCCCGTGTCCGCCTGGCCGAAGCCGCCGCCGCGGCGCAGGAAAACAAGCGATTGAAGGCAGTGCTTGGCCTGTCGGAAGGCGAAACCAAGCCCATCGCCCATGCGCGACTGATCGGCTCCACTTCCTCCAGCGCGCGCAGGATCGCCTATCTCTCGGTCGGCCGCCGCGAGGGCGTGCTGCCGGGGATGCCGGTGAGTTCGCCCATGGGCCTGGTGGGCCGGGTGCTGGAAGCGGGCGAAACCAGTTCGCGCGTGCTGCTGCTGACCGATAGCGAAAGCATGGTGCCCGTCCGCCGGGCGACGGACGATGTGGTGGCCTTTGCCGAGGGCCGGTCCGACGGATCGCTGCGGCTGCGCCTGATCAACCTAGGCATCAATCCGATCAAGAAGGGCGATGTCTTCGTCACCTCCGGCGCGGGCGGCCTGTTTCACCCGGGCACCGCGGTGGCCATGGCGACCGAGATCACCAAGGACGGCGCGATCGCCCAGTTGCTGAGCAATCCCGCGGCGACCGATGTGGTGGTAGTCCAGCCGATCTGGCAGCCGGAGGCGGTGCAAGCCGTGAAGGAGCCGCTGCTGCCCGAAACCGCCCCCG is a window from the Altererythrobacter sp. B11 genome containing:
- a CDS encoding MauE/DoxX family redox-associated membrane protein, with the translated sequence MVMDKHVCPYGVKSKWLLERAGYVVDDHWLTTREETDAFKRRHDVKTTPQTFIGGKRIGGYDDLRGFLGKPLPADGSTSYRPVLAVFGVALALALSLSIALFGSPLTLRTAEWFVTFSMAMLAMLKLQDVETFSSMFVGYDLLARRAVPYAYAYPYLEALAAILMAGHLLPWISIPVALFIGTVGAASVFYAVYVQKREIKCACVGGSGNVPLGFVSLTENLAMIGMALWMLGRMAL
- a CDS encoding carbonic anhydrase; the protein is MTTASPVLSDLIEGYRQFRQNGWEPERERWSALSEGQQPAVMVIACSDSRVDPSQIFNVRPGEIFVVRNVAALVPPFETTPGHHGVSAALEFAVQVLRVREIVVMGHGMCGGCQAALTQSMRGTEPGKGGFIADWIEMLDDARQPIAEQMGTTGRDAERAMEQAAVKVSLANLRSFPCVREKEGRGDLTLRGAFFAISDGVLHLLDEESGTFSPA
- the lipA gene encoding lipoyl synthase, which encodes MNDLSSAPRQPRQRKPDWIRVKAPVSKGYHETRGLMRDLGLNTVCEEAACPNIGECWTKKHATVMILGDVCTRACAFCNVKTGMPRMVDPLEPEHVAVAAAKMGLEHIVITSVDRDDLPDGGAGQFVKVIEAIRRETPGTTIEILTPDFRGKMRAAVEAICAAGPDVYNHNLETVPRLYPTIRPGARYYASLRLLEEVKAHDPLIFTKSGIMLGLGEQRLEVHQVMDDMRSADVDFITMGQYLQPTPKHAKVEDFVTPQVFDAYGSIARAKGFLQVASSPLTRSSYHAGDDFAQMKAAREARLAKRGA
- a CDS encoding NYN domain-containing protein; translation: MPEEALKNIALLIDADNASHHGIDPVLTVLAELGQVNIRRAYGNWAKPALGNWSKITHRFGLQPMQQFDLTKGKNATDMAMTIDAVDLLYRGKVDGFGIMSSDSDFTPLVTRLRQDGLIVYGFGSEKAPEAFRTACTRFIDVDQLIRTSEAEDTRPSNGNAIDNELIELLGAAWKAASRDDEGYARLQEVGQIAGNRSSFDVRNHGFKRLSDLMRAAGDNFKLERREDNQLYVKRLR
- the mutL gene encoding DNA mismatch repair endonuclease MutL; this encodes MPAIRRLPETLVNRIAAGEVVERPASALKELVENAIDSGAGRIAVSIAEGGLARIEVTDDGCGMTPAEMSLALERHATSKLPDDAIEQVSTLGFRGEALPSIASVARLTLESRVRGAEQGWKRVVDHGTLAEEGPAALPPGTRVRVEQLFAKIPARRKFLRTARSEYAACLDVVRRLAMARPDIGFTLDHGDRRILGLQPGDALESRVAQIVARDLAQNGVSIALERGAMRLTGIAGLPTYNRGVADHQYLFVNGRPVKDRLLAGAVRGAYADMLARDRHAVLALFLALPAEDVDVNVHPAKTEVRFRDAASVRGFIVSGLRQALATGDRRSAQAPDAGAMARWQTEPVQAEPAPALRSIFQGRDWTAAPSPTLRDGGLRWTGQDSHQTLAAPQGRAEMAADLPAEVAEYPLGIARGQVAKTYIVAEAADGLVIVDQHAAHERLVLERLRAAGAGEKVAGSQALLMPEVVEMDEPACDLLEESSARFAEYGLAIERFGPGAMLVRAMPAALKGADPESLLADLADDLARHGESLLLGERIEHVLATMACHGSVRAGRALSVTEMNALLREMEQTPRSGQCNHGRPTWVKLSMDDVEKLFGRH
- a CDS encoding DUF1206 domain-containing protein, with the translated sequence MVDKSEKFRWFVRLGYFSRAVFYILIGFLALTAGSADTGPEGVFRTVQDFPAGTALLWIVAIGLLSYALFRMCSPLFDIEHEGSDRKGIAVRIGHAGSAIGHLVLAYSAVRLATGNGSGGGDTAQQAAAGVLSVQFGSFVLGLLGVAFIATGLFQAKKAYSGEFMHRISASAPDATRWLGGAGFAARAVVFVVIGWSLIHSAWISSSAQVMSLGSAISSLHDEGILFTLVAAGLILFGLFSLVLARYRIVPDLGAGGTVPTFRL
- the mreC gene encoding rod shape-determining protein MreC; amino-acid sequence: MAPPASRRTGINKKAQIGVFTGYLVAGLGALIGAVLLVVSLWRPETFSSLRGGAADVAAPAGEAGAELRTGGHDVFSAIAGYYRAGSRNAALEREVKVARVRLAEAAAAAQENKRLKAVLGLSEGETKPIAHARLIGSTSSSARRIAYLSVGRREGVLPGMPVSSPMGLVGRVLEAGETSSRVLLLTDSESMVPVRRATDDVVAFAEGRSDGSLRLRLINLGINPIKKGDVFVTSGAGGLFHPGTAVAMATEITKDGAIAQLLSNPAATDVVVVQPIWQPEAVQAVKEPLLPETAPAD
- a CDS encoding rod shape-determining protein, which gives rise to MSSFFSRLFKFGSQNMAIDLGTANTLVYVQDRGIVLNEPSVVAIETINGVKRVKAVGDDAKLMMGKTPDSIEAIRPLRDGVIADIEIAEEMIKHFIRKVHGKKSLFRYPEIVICVPSGSTSVEKRAIRDAASNAGASEVYLILEPMAAAIGADMPVTEPVGSMVVDIGGGTTEVAVLSLRGLAYTTSVRTGGDKMDEAIVSYVRRHHNLLIGDATAERIKQDYGCATVPEDGTGEIITIKGRDLVNGVPKEITINQSHIAEALSEPIGAIVEGVRIALENTAPELAADIVDQGIVLTGGGALIRGLDDHLREETGLPVSIAEDPLSCVALGTGRAMEDPMYRGVLMSA
- a CDS encoding type II toxin-antitoxin system RatA family toxin, with amino-acid sequence MAGIHETYRLPYSAEQMFDLVADVDSYPEFLPWVVATRVRSDDGQEMLADMLVGFKALREKFTSRVEKHRPDRLQVHYVDGPMRDLDNLWLFRPLPDGGCEIDFRVDFSFKNKMFEMLAGQYFDRAFRKMVAAFETRAHELYGSSSSSATSVA